The Candidatus Abyssobacteria bacterium SURF_5 genome has a segment encoding these proteins:
- the rfaE1 gene encoding D-glycero-beta-D-manno-heptose-7-phosphate kinase yields MIAACLARLQSIDSPIIMVIGDLMLDIYVWGKVERVSPEAPVQVLKVEAEESRPGGAANVAGNLAAMGAKVMCCGVIGDDAEGRALSRLLAARTIDTSLIVRDKGRPTIVKTRMVAHSQQLLRVDKEQVLDLSEPLRKKMMASIEERLPLCDAVLLSDYGKGTIPDELVVELISACRRHGKMVLVDPAMKRDVRMYSGCTVLKPNRIEAAAASGIDIRDQTSLEKAAQKILKLSKAESLLITQGGRGITIFRKNRIPVHVPALERPVFDVTGAGDTVLSVLGYVLAGGGTIEEAAEIANIAGGIVVGKVGAAPVLKDEIEHELLAGEQVTQKVKTLSQIGAICEEHRRRNQKIAFTNGCFDLLHVGHIRLLEFAKSNGEILIVGLNSDDSVRRLKGPSRPVLNQSERATILSAIEQVDYIVIFDELTPLKLLKTVRPDTLIKGADYTKEAVVGGPYVESYGGSVLLAPLIEGVSSTSIMSRINRNK; encoded by the coding sequence ATGATAGCGGCTTGCCTGGCAAGGCTGCAATCGATTGACTCGCCGATCATCATGGTTATCGGCGATCTGATGCTTGATATATACGTGTGGGGAAAGGTGGAGCGGGTCTCGCCGGAGGCGCCCGTCCAGGTATTGAAAGTGGAGGCTGAAGAATCGCGACCCGGCGGAGCCGCGAATGTCGCCGGCAATCTGGCCGCCATGGGCGCAAAGGTTATGTGCTGCGGCGTGATCGGCGACGATGCCGAAGGGCGCGCGCTCAGCCGCCTGCTTGCCGCCAGAACGATTGACACCTCTCTAATCGTGCGCGACAAGGGGCGGCCGACGATTGTGAAGACGCGGATGGTCGCTCACAGCCAGCAGTTGCTTCGCGTCGACAAGGAACAGGTTCTTGACTTGAGCGAACCGCTCCGCAAAAAGATGATGGCGTCGATCGAGGAGCGGCTGCCCCTGTGCGATGCTGTTCTACTCTCGGATTACGGAAAAGGGACGATTCCGGACGAACTGGTCGTCGAGCTTATCTCCGCGTGCAGGCGACATGGAAAGATGGTCCTCGTGGACCCGGCAATGAAGAGGGATGTCAGGATGTATTCCGGCTGTACGGTGCTCAAGCCGAACCGGATCGAGGCGGCCGCAGCCTCGGGCATTGATATTCGCGATCAAACGTCGCTCGAGAAGGCGGCTCAGAAGATATTGAAATTGTCGAAGGCCGAGAGCCTGCTCATAACCCAAGGCGGGCGGGGGATCACTATCTTTCGGAAGAACAGGATTCCCGTGCACGTACCAGCTCTCGAGCGACCGGTTTTCGATGTGACGGGTGCGGGCGACACGGTTCTCAGCGTCCTCGGTTATGTGTTGGCCGGCGGTGGCACAATCGAGGAGGCCGCCGAAATCGCAAACATTGCGGGTGGAATCGTCGTTGGAAAAGTCGGCGCCGCCCCTGTCTTGAAGGATGAGATTGAGCATGAACTTCTTGCCGGCGAGCAGGTGACTCAGAAAGTGAAAACGCTGAGTCAGATCGGCGCGATCTGCGAAGAGCATCGCCGGCGCAACCAGAAGATCGCCTTCACCAACGGCTGCTTCGATCTGCTTCACGTCGGCCACATCAGACTGCTCGAGTTTGCCAAGAGCAACGGCGAAATCCTCATTGTCGGCCTGAATTCGGACGATTCGGTGAGGAGACTCAAAGGGCCGAGCAGACCGGTCCTGAACCAGAGCGAGCGGGCAACGATTCTTTCGGCAATCGAACAGGTGGATTATATTGTCATTTTCGACGAGCTCACTCCGCTCAAGCTGCTCAAAACGGTCAGGCCGGACACGCTGATCAAGGGAGCGGATTATACCAAAGAAGCCGTGGTTGGCGGGCCATATGTGGAATCATATGGAGGCTCTGTCCTGTTGGCGCCGCTGATTGAGGGCGTCTCGAGTACGAGCATCATGTCGCGCATCAACAGAAACAAATGA
- a CDS encoding HAD family hydrolase, translated as MDTTSTRAVFLDRDGTIIEERGYLNHPDALELIEGAAEAVALLNRSGLKTIVVSNQSGVARGYFPESLVARVHGKMVALFNEKGARLDAIYYCPHHPCAGEPPYRKDCECRKPGIGMIDRAAREYSIDVSRSYLVGDKMSDVQTAVNAGCKAILVMTGYGKGEWEFNRERLKRAPDYLAADVIEAARWIIKDAAVDGN; from the coding sequence ATCGACACCACTTCCACCAGAGCTGTGTTTCTCGATCGGGACGGAACAATTATCGAAGAGCGCGGATATCTGAATCATCCCGATGCTCTCGAACTGATCGAAGGCGCGGCGGAGGCCGTTGCCTTGTTGAATAGGTCCGGCCTCAAAACCATTGTCGTCTCGAATCAGTCCGGCGTTGCACGGGGATATTTTCCGGAAAGCCTGGTGGCGCGCGTCCACGGGAAAATGGTGGCGCTGTTTAACGAGAAGGGGGCGCGGCTCGATGCGATTTATTATTGCCCGCACCATCCATGCGCGGGGGAGCCGCCATACCGAAAGGACTGCGAGTGCCGGAAGCCGGGCATCGGCATGATCGATCGGGCGGCGCGGGAATATTCCATCGACGTCTCTCGCTCATATCTTGTCGGCGACAAGATGAGCGACGTGCAGACGGCAGTTAACGCCGGCTGCAAGGCGATTCTCGTTATGACCGGCTATGGGAAGGGCGAGTGGGAATTCAATCGGGAAAGGTTGAAGAGGGCTCCGGATTATCTTGCAGCCGATGTGATCGAGGCCGCGCGGTGGATTATCAAAGATGCGGCGGTTGACGGAAATTAA
- the waaF gene encoding lipopolysaccharide heptosyltransferase II: MARAAIAPRPGISERTLEIKKMAIYDRHILVRLPNWVGDVVMATPTLRCLRLNFPKARIDVTLLPYVRDVIKGAPWIDEIIEIPRRRDGATVGAMREYVNRLRRNQYDLALVLPNSVSSAVLAYLSGAKQRIGYDRQGRGFLLTDPVPPPRVKGKFVPQPMVDYYLKLCEATGAVVGSTTTEMFVDAESERRVEELFSTYRIGQKGGIVALAPGAAFGSSKLWDPKKFGRLADLLAERKNCDVLIVGGPNERPIAREIVAASRIKPVNLVEENLNLNLLKSIVKRCDLFVTVDSGPRHFAVAFDKPVVVLVGAIDPAYTNCNLQKTLIVKAENVDCAPCQKKRCPTDHRCMTEISSEMVFDAASRLLESYPRTATT; encoded by the coding sequence ATGGCTCGAGCTGCGATTGCGCCTCGACCAGGGATTTCCGAACGGACATTGGAAATAAAGAAGATGGCGATTTACGATAGACACATTCTGGTTCGGCTGCCTAATTGGGTGGGCGACGTTGTCATGGCGACACCAACATTGCGCTGCCTCCGCCTCAACTTTCCGAAGGCGCGCATAGACGTAACGCTGCTCCCCTACGTTCGCGACGTCATTAAGGGCGCCCCCTGGATCGATGAGATCATCGAGATTCCCCGCCGGCGCGACGGGGCAACGGTCGGCGCGATGCGCGAGTACGTCAACCGCTTGCGGCGCAACCAGTACGACCTCGCTCTCGTGCTTCCCAATTCTGTCAGTTCGGCCGTGCTCGCATATCTTTCGGGTGCGAAACAGCGCATCGGGTACGACCGACAGGGGCGGGGGTTTTTACTGACCGATCCGGTTCCGCCTCCACGCGTAAAAGGCAAATTCGTCCCGCAGCCGATGGTGGATTATTACCTGAAATTGTGCGAGGCGACGGGCGCGGTCGTCGGTTCGACCACAACTGAAATGTTCGTCGACGCGGAATCGGAGCGCCGCGTCGAGGAGCTTTTCTCCACCTATCGGATCGGGCAAAAAGGCGGAATAGTTGCCCTTGCGCCGGGCGCAGCGTTCGGCTCCTCAAAGTTGTGGGATCCGAAAAAATTTGGCCGGTTAGCCGATCTGCTGGCCGAGCGGAAGAACTGCGACGTGCTGATTGTCGGCGGGCCGAATGAAAGGCCGATTGCCCGCGAGATCGTTGCCGCATCCAGAATCAAGCCGGTAAACCTCGTCGAAGAGAACCTGAACCTGAACCTGCTGAAGTCGATTGTGAAACGATGCGATCTCTTTGTGACCGTCGACTCGGGCCCGCGTCATTTCGCCGTCGCGTTTGATAAGCCCGTTGTTGTTCTGGTGGGAGCGATCGATCCCGCCTATACGAACTGCAATCTTCAGAAAACCCTTATCGTCAAAGCGGAAAATGTCGATTGCGCACCCTGCCAGAAGAAACGGTGTCCGACCGACCACCGCTGCATGACGGAAATCAGTTCGGAAATGGTTTTCGACGCCGCAAGCCGTCTGCTCGAATCATATCCTCGAACAGCAACCACGTAG
- a CDS encoding tetratricopeptide repeat protein: MRRFLYATIAYALLVIALHLIGDRFSPLAGWGFYHLREFPRAVSFTACLLAALVCLPPLNNAVVSTLLKLKRRAASIKLPLSPHVLYLFIALASIGLFWAFRSGNLFLGDGVTVAKVARTDEAFRYYVGGWAGHITSHQVLDYWIGRMMHRMLAQTGFESFDTLALRSCIAGGIFVFAVLEIGHVLFDGLARRIAFSATVFTAGFMQLFFGYVETYSLATAFLALFCLATLLYARGKSPILLPVLLLAFSASLHLLMAGSGLALLFAYVYRSRQRGKFCKYEFAAMAAIPVAVAAVYFLIFHSMGFSFSDIFFPETRKDYEGVFFLGLMRKGYILERYTLFSLPHLIDIANEILLVAPFGLLLCLLSLPLWLTAERRKEPEPWILLLTAAVYLAITLTAAPLLGARKDWDVFAPPWIFITMLGAYLLIRFLPDRRVAGRILLIINTVSLLCAIPWIYSNAQIDLDEYLAHLGKGDFYQREGLDEQALQSYERALEINFSPELAYKTAGLRMKTGRVDGAAEILKQAIREENRSELAIFIEQEDAHYTLGSIYLAQGKHDAAIAQFQRALDLWRFRKNQAFTHAPDVSYHLGIAYLEKGNQEAAEQSLLDSIEAGDVPAAHLALARLYARDPLKQHLARKHLATYVQHNPADDAAAKLLEMLEETAGPPAGER, encoded by the coding sequence ATGCGCAGATTTTTATATGCGACAATCGCGTACGCCTTACTGGTTATCGCACTGCATCTCATCGGCGACCGCTTCTCGCCGCTTGCCGGTTGGGGATTCTACCATCTCCGCGAATTCCCGCGCGCCGTCTCTTTCACCGCCTGTTTGCTCGCCGCTCTCGTCTGCCTGCCGCCTCTGAACAATGCCGTCGTATCGACGCTCTTGAAGCTGAAGCGGCGAGCGGCCTCAATCAAATTGCCTCTCTCCCCTCACGTCTTGTATTTGTTCATCGCCCTCGCGTCGATCGGCTTATTCTGGGCATTTCGCAGCGGCAATCTTTTTCTCGGAGACGGCGTCACCGTGGCCAAAGTCGCGCGCACGGATGAGGCATTCAGATACTACGTCGGCGGCTGGGCCGGTCACATCACCTCGCATCAGGTGCTCGATTACTGGATCGGGCGCATGATGCATCGGATGCTGGCGCAAACCGGTTTCGAGTCGTTCGATACACTTGCCCTGCGAAGCTGCATTGCCGGTGGAATCTTTGTTTTCGCCGTTCTCGAGATCGGCCACGTCCTTTTCGACGGACTCGCCCGAAGGATCGCCTTCTCGGCAACCGTATTCACAGCCGGCTTCATGCAGCTTTTCTTCGGATACGTCGAGACATACAGCCTCGCGACCGCATTCCTCGCTCTCTTCTGTCTCGCAACGTTGTTGTATGCGCGGGGAAAGTCTCCAATCCTGCTGCCGGTTCTCCTGCTGGCGTTCAGCGCATCGCTCCACCTGCTCATGGCGGGATCAGGCCTGGCGCTTCTGTTCGCTTACGTGTATCGCTCCCGCCAGCGCGGGAAGTTCTGTAAATATGAATTTGCGGCGATGGCGGCGATTCCCGTCGCTGTCGCGGCCGTCTATTTCCTCATCTTCCACTCGATGGGCTTCTCGTTCAGCGATATCTTCTTTCCCGAAACTCGAAAAGATTATGAAGGCGTCTTTTTCCTCGGGCTCATGCGGAAGGGCTATATTCTGGAAAGATATACCCTCTTCTCGCTCCCTCATCTGATCGATATCGCGAATGAAATCCTGCTCGTCGCTCCCTTCGGCCTGTTGCTTTGCCTGCTCTCTCTCCCCTTGTGGCTCACGGCGGAACGGCGAAAGGAACCGGAGCCGTGGATTCTTCTTTTGACTGCCGCCGTTTATCTTGCTATCACGCTGACCGCCGCCCCGCTTCTGGGCGCACGTAAAGATTGGGACGTTTTCGCGCCGCCATGGATTTTCATCACGATGCTCGGCGCGTATCTGCTCATCCGCTTTCTGCCCGACCGCCGGGTCGCCGGCAGAATCCTGCTCATAATCAATACCGTATCGCTCCTGTGCGCCATCCCCTGGATTTACTCGAATGCGCAGATTGATCTGGATGAATATCTGGCTCATCTCGGAAAGGGCGATTTCTATCAGCGCGAAGGCCTGGATGAGCAGGCTCTCCAGAGTTATGAACGGGCGCTCGAAATTAATTTTTCGCCGGAACTCGCATACAAGACTGCGGGATTGCGAATGAAGACGGGAAGAGTCGACGGCGCCGCCGAAATCCTGAAGCAGGCGATCCGCGAGGAAAACAGGTCGGAGCTCGCGATCTTCATTGAACAGGAGGATGCGCATTACACGCTCGGCTCGATCTACCTCGCGCAGGGAAAACATGATGCGGCAATTGCGCAGTTTCAGCGGGCGCTTGATCTGTGGCGGTTTCGGAAAAATCAGGCCTTCACTCACGCTCCCGATGTCTCCTATCACCTCGGCATAGCGTATCTCGAAAAAGGCAATCAGGAAGCCGCCGAACAATCGCTCCTGGATAGCATCGAGGCCGGCGACGTGCCGGCCGCCCACCTCGCGCTCGCCCGTCTTTATGCGCGCGACCCGCTCAAACAACATCTTGCGCGGAAGCATCTGGCGACATACGTCCAGCATAATCCCGCTGACGACGCGGCGGCCAAACTGCTCGAAATGCTTGAAGAGACCGCCGGCCCGCCGGCAGGTGAGAGGTAA
- a CDS encoding SDR family oxidoreductase produces the protein MSKSRFSLEGKVALITGGSRGIGKAIVLEYARAGADIVVASRKLDACRACVEEIEKTGRHGLAVAAHTGKIDQIEKLADQALSQFGKIDILVNNAATNPHFGAIMDIEKAAWDKTFDVNLNGVFFLTQLVFSKWMRDHGGAVINMASVAGLRPAPMTGTYSVTKAALIMLTKVLAAELGAYNIRVNAIAPGFIRTDMSKAVWTSDFFQEEVKKIPVPRLGETEDLLGAALYLASDASSFVTGETIVVDGGAIHSGAGF, from the coding sequence ATGTCGAAAAGCAGATTCTCTCTTGAAGGAAAAGTCGCGCTCATCACCGGCGGCAGCCGTGGTATTGGGAAGGCGATCGTCCTCGAATACGCGCGGGCGGGCGCCGACATCGTTGTGGCCAGCCGAAAGCTCGATGCGTGCCGGGCATGTGTCGAGGAAATCGAGAAGACGGGCCGGCACGGTCTCGCCGTCGCGGCGCACACCGGCAAAATCGATCAGATCGAGAAGCTGGCGGATCAGGCGCTGAGCCAGTTCGGCAAAATCGACATCCTCGTTAATAACGCCGCTACCAATCCCCATTTCGGCGCAATCATGGATATCGAGAAAGCGGCGTGGGATAAAACATTCGACGTGAATCTCAATGGAGTTTTCTTCCTGACTCAGCTCGTGTTCTCAAAATGGATGCGCGATCACGGCGGCGCGGTCATCAATATGGCGTCTGTTGCGGGATTGCGGCCCGCGCCGATGACCGGCACATACTCCGTCACCAAAGCCGCCCTCATCATGCTCACGAAAGTGCTGGCCGCCGAACTTGGAGCCTATAATATTCGCGTCAACGCCATAGCGCCCGGCTTCATCAGGACCGACATGAGCAAGGCCGTCTGGACAAGCGATTTCTTTCAGGAAGAGGTCAAGAAGATTCCCGTTCCGCGCCTTGGCGAGACGGAGGATCTCCTCGGCGCCGCGCTGTACCTCGCTTCCGATGCCTCATCCTTCGTGACCGGCGAGACAATTGTGGTAGACGGCGGCGCCATCCATTCGGGCGCCGGTTTCTGA